A region from the Pelagovum pacificum genome encodes:
- a CDS encoding ABC transporter ATP-binding protein encodes MIEFNKVSKSFWTGKQRKVILDRASFRVDIGQSLGILAPNGTGKTTLINMMAGLEKPDEGEIRRTSRISFPLGFMGGVVNKHTAKENSRYIARLYSLDPDYVEAFCRWMSGIKEYFDMPVGTYSAGMRARFTFSLLLSLDFDIYLIDEGMPQTTDAEFNRKAGAILRERLEKATIVVVSHQAETLKAFCQRAAVLRHGQLTMFDTLEEAKQLYDYEA; translated from the coding sequence ATGATTGAGTTCAACAAGGTCAGCAAGTCCTTCTGGACGGGCAAGCAGCGCAAGGTCATCCTCGACCGGGCCAGCTTCCGCGTGGACATCGGCCAATCCCTCGGCATCCTCGCGCCCAACGGCACCGGCAAGACGACCCTCATCAACATGATGGCCGGGCTCGAGAAGCCCGATGAGGGCGAGATCAGGCGCACCAGCCGCATCTCCTTCCCGCTCGGCTTCATGGGCGGCGTTGTGAACAAGCACACCGCCAAGGAAAACAGCCGCTACATCGCCCGGCTCTATTCACTCGATCCCGACTACGTGGAGGCGTTCTGCCGCTGGATGTCGGGCATCAAGGAATATTTCGACATGCCCGTCGGCACCTACTCCGCCGGGATGCGGGCGCGCTTTACCTTTTCGCTCCTGCTTTCACTTGATTTCGACATCTACCTGATCGACGAAGGCATGCCGCAGACGACCGATGCGGAGTTCAACCGCAAGGCAGGCGCCATCCTCCGCGAACGGCTGGAAAAAGCAACGATCGTGGTCGTCTCGCACCAGGCGGAAACGCTGAAGGCATTCTGCCAGAGAGCCGCGGTCCTGCGGCACGGGCAGCTCACAATGTTCGATACGCTGGAAGAGGCGAAGCAGCTCTATGACTACGAAGCCTAA
- a CDS encoding uracil-DNA glycosylase family protein — MPDLPDRIRACRICVDRFALTATAHRPRPVAWFRPGARLLIAGQAPGLRVHESGVPFDDASGDRLRDWLGLDRSEFYDMDRVAIVPMAFCFPGYDARGSDLPPPKVCSETWHDAVMQDLGAVRLRLLIGAHAHRWHLGARGSVTETVANWRDHAPGLFPLPHPSWRNTGWLKKNPWFAEELLPVLKRRVREVMT; from the coding sequence ATGCCTGATCTTCCCGACCGCATCCGCGCCTGCCGTATATGCGTCGACCGCTTCGCGCTGACGGCCACGGCGCACCGGCCTCGACCAGTGGCGTGGTTCCGGCCGGGCGCGCGGCTGCTGATCGCGGGGCAGGCGCCGGGGTTGCGGGTGCATGAAAGCGGCGTGCCGTTCGACGATGCCTCCGGCGACCGTCTGCGCGACTGGCTCGGCCTCGACCGGTCCGAATTCTACGACATGGACCGGGTGGCCATCGTGCCGATGGCCTTCTGCTTTCCCGGCTACGATGCGCGGGGCAGCGACCTGCCGCCGCCGAAAGTCTGCTCCGAAACCTGGCATGACGCGGTGATGCAGGATCTCGGCGCGGTCCGGCTGCGGTTGCTCATCGGCGCTCATGCGCATCGGTGGCACCTCGGCGCGCGTGGCTCGGTGACGGAGACCGTCGCGAACTGGCGCGATCACGCGCCCGGCCTGTTCCCCTTGCCTCACCCGTCGTGGCGCAATACCGGCTGGCTGAAGAAGAACCCATGGTTCGCCGAGGAACTGTTGCCCGTCCTGAAGCGGCGGGTCCGAGAGGTGATGACGTGA
- the mrdA gene encoding penicillin-binding protein 2: MKRPTKDIQRSARTVTRRGLVLGAAQLGLMSVLGWRMHSMQVDQADEFRLLAEENRVNLRLVPPARGLIFDRNGQKLAENEQNYRIVIVREDAGDVDEALARLARIIPLEQDAIDRAKEEMARRSPFVPVTIMERVPWEDVARVTVNTPALPGISAEVGLSRFYGRGGDMAHVVGYVGPVSDYDLTRGYLAEDEDPLLEIPRFQVGKTGVEARLEHTLRGTAGTKRIEVNAVGRVMRELGRQDGDKGKDIQLTIDANLQEYLHARLDGESASAVVLDLEDGDIRAIGSTPSFDPNLFVRGISVADWSALNEDTYRPLASKAVQDAYPPGSTFKMVTALAALEAGEIDTEETVYCPGHLDVSDVRFHCWRRGGHGNINLHESLKQSCDVYYYDVGQRVGIDKIAEMAKKLGLGMRHEIPMSAVTEGIAPNKEWKRGFNGEEWRIGDTVNASIGQGYVLTSPVQLAVMVGRIATGRALTPRLIRTIDGVPQPSGAGEPLGLNENNLRRVRESMNAVVNHSRGTAYSSRILADEFQMSGKTGTSQVRRITAEERAAGVTSNADLPWERRDHGLFVCFAPANNPKYAVAVVVEHGGGGGAASPLARDIMLQALYNGTPPLEAYPSAVRGRIHEQQEQMEQRAAARNGNDRA, from the coding sequence ATGAAGCGTCCGACGAAGGATATTCAGCGCAGCGCGCGCACCGTAACCCGCCGGGGTCTCGTCCTCGGCGCGGCACAGCTCGGCCTGATGAGTGTGCTGGGCTGGCGGATGCATTCGATGCAGGTGGATCAGGCGGACGAATTCCGGCTGCTCGCCGAGGAAAACCGGGTGAACCTGCGCCTCGTTCCGCCGGCCCGCGGCCTGATCTTCGATCGCAACGGTCAGAAGCTGGCAGAGAACGAGCAGAACTATCGCATCGTCATCGTCCGCGAGGATGCCGGCGACGTGGATGAGGCGCTCGCCCGGCTCGCCCGGATCATCCCGCTGGAGCAGGATGCCATCGACCGCGCTAAAGAAGAGATGGCCCGCCGCTCGCCCTTCGTTCCGGTGACCATCATGGAACGCGTTCCGTGGGAAGACGTGGCCCGTGTCACCGTCAACACCCCTGCCCTGCCCGGCATCAGTGCCGAGGTCGGCCTGTCGCGCTTCTACGGGCGCGGCGGCGACATGGCGCATGTGGTGGGCTACGTCGGCCCGGTATCGGACTACGACCTGACGCGCGGCTACCTTGCCGAGGACGAGGATCCGCTGCTCGAGATCCCGCGCTTCCAGGTCGGCAAGACCGGCGTCGAGGCCAGACTCGAGCATACGTTGCGCGGCACCGCCGGCACCAAGCGGATCGAGGTGAACGCCGTCGGCCGCGTGATGCGCGAGCTGGGCCGTCAGGACGGCGACAAGGGCAAGGACATCCAGCTCACCATCGACGCGAACCTGCAGGAATACCTGCACGCGCGGCTCGACGGTGAAAGCGCGAGCGCCGTCGTGCTCGACCTCGAGGACGGCGACATCCGGGCGATCGGCTCGACCCCGTCGTTCGATCCGAACCTGTTCGTGCGCGGCATCTCCGTCGCCGACTGGTCCGCGCTGAACGAGGATACGTACCGCCCTCTCGCCTCCAAGGCGGTGCAGGACGCCTATCCGCCCGGGTCCACCTTCAAGATGGTCACCGCGCTCGCCGCCCTCGAAGCGGGCGAGATCGATACCGAGGAGACGGTCTACTGCCCCGGGCACCTCGACGTCAGCGACGTGCGCTTCCACTGCTGGCGGCGCGGCGGGCACGGCAACATCAACCTCCACGAGAGCCTGAAGCAATCCTGCGACGTCTATTACTACGATGTCGGCCAGCGGGTCGGCATCGACAAGATCGCGGAGATGGCGAAGAAGCTCGGCCTCGGCATGCGCCACGAGATCCCGATGTCCGCCGTGACCGAGGGGATCGCTCCGAACAAGGAATGGAAACGCGGCTTCAACGGTGAGGAATGGCGGATCGGCGACACGGTCAACGCCTCCATCGGGCAGGGCTATGTCCTGACCTCTCCGGTGCAACTCGCCGTCATGGTCGGCCGCATCGCGACGGGCCGCGCACTTACCCCGCGCCTGATCCGCACCATCGACGGCGTGCCGCAACCCTCGGGCGCGGGTGAACCGCTCGGCCTGAACGAGAACAACCTCCGCCGCGTTCGGGAGTCGATGAATGCCGTCGTAAACCACTCGCGCGGGACGGCCTACAGCAGCCGCATCCTCGCCGACGAGTTCCAGATGTCGGGCAAGACCGGCACCAGTCAGGTCCGCCGCATCACGGCCGAAGAACGCGCCGCCGGGGTCACGAGCAACGCCGACCTGCCGTGGGAGCGTCGGGACCACGGGCTGTTCGTCTGCTTCGCCCCGGCCAACAATCCGAAATACGCCGTGGCCGTTGTCGTCGAACACGGCGGCGGTGGTGGCGCGGCCTCGCCGCTCGCGCGGGACATCATGCTTCAGGCGCTCTACAACGGCACGCCGCCGCTGGAGGCCTACCCCTCCGCCGTGCGCGGTCGCATTCATGAGCAGCAGGAGCAGATGGAACAGCGGGCCGCCGCGCGTAACGGCAACGACAGGGCGTAA
- a CDS encoding SseB family protein: protein MTETDLDRAHAAMEAAPDDDVLRLAFFERLADGELFMLLEKEADGDNVEPRIFEVEEQGFVLVFDRIERLSGFAGDVTPYVSLSGRALAAMLAGQGIGIGLNLDMGPAASLLPPEAVDWLAGTTARAPEAAEGRIRSISPPTGLPEVLLPALDRKLATATGLAPYAYLVSVEYDGGTKGHLLGFVDAVPGAEGALAGAVGEALSFSGIEAGELDVAFFASGHPMTEALARQGLRFDLPERARPAERKAPGSDPDAPPRLR, encoded by the coding sequence GTGACCGAAACCGATCTCGACCGCGCCCATGCCGCGATGGAAGCCGCGCCGGACGACGATGTCCTGCGCCTCGCCTTCTTCGAACGGCTCGCCGACGGCGAACTCTTCATGCTGCTGGAGAAGGAAGCCGACGGCGACAACGTGGAGCCACGCATCTTCGAGGTCGAGGAGCAGGGTTTCGTCCTGGTCTTCGACAGGATCGAACGGCTGTCCGGCTTCGCCGGTGATGTGACGCCCTATGTCTCGCTGTCCGGGCGGGCGCTTGCCGCGATGCTGGCAGGGCAGGGAATCGGGATCGGCCTCAACCTCGACATGGGACCGGCGGCCTCGCTGTTGCCGCCCGAGGCCGTCGATTGGCTCGCCGGGACCACAGCCCGCGCTCCGGAGGCCGCCGAGGGGCGGATCCGCTCGATCTCTCCACCGACGGGGCTGCCGGAAGTCCTGCTGCCTGCGCTCGACCGCAAGCTCGCCACGGCGACCGGCCTGGCACCCTACGCCTACCTTGTCTCAGTCGAGTATGACGGTGGGACCAAGGGCCATCTGCTCGGCTTCGTCGACGCTGTCCCCGGTGCGGAAGGCGCGCTTGCAGGTGCCGTCGGAGAGGCGCTGTCGTTCTCCGGCATCGAAGCGGGGGAGCTCGACGTCGCCTTCTTCGCCTCCGGCCATCCGATGACCGAGGCACTCGCGCGGCAGGGCCTGCGGTTCGATCTCCCGGAGCGCGCGCGCCCGGCCGAACGCAAGGCGCCGGGCAGCGACCCCGACGCGCCGCCGCGCCTGCGCTAG
- a CDS encoding rod shape-determining protein produces MLGYLTGLFSSDMAIDLGTANTLVYVKGRGVILSEPSVVAYHVKDGVKKVLAVGEDAKLMLGRTPGSIEAIRPMREGVIADFDVAEEMIKHFIRKVHKRSTFSKPKIIVCVPHGATPVEKRAIRTSVLSAGARRAGLIAEPIAAAIGAGMPITDPTGSMVVDIGGGTTEVAVLSLGDIVYARSVRVGGDRMDEAIVSYLRRQHNLLIGESTAERIKTSIGTARMPDDGRGQSMHIRGRDLLNGVPKETEISQAQVAEALAEPVQQICEAVMTALEATPPDLAADIVDRGVMLTGGGALLGELDLALREQTGLAISVADESLNCVALGTGKALEYERQLRHVIDYDS; encoded by the coding sequence ATGCTGGGTTACCTGACAGGGCTGTTTTCCTCCGACATGGCGATCGACCTAGGGACCGCGAATACGCTGGTCTACGTGAAGGGGCGCGGCGTGATCCTTTCGGAGCCGTCCGTGGTCGCCTACCACGTGAAGGACGGCGTCAAGAAGGTGCTGGCCGTAGGCGAGGACGCCAAGCTGATGCTTGGACGGACGCCCGGCTCGATCGAAGCGATCCGGCCGATGCGCGAAGGCGTTATCGCCGATTTCGACGTCGCCGAGGAGATGATCAAGCACTTCATCCGCAAGGTTCACAAGCGCTCCACCTTCTCCAAGCCCAAGATCATCGTCTGCGTGCCGCACGGCGCGACGCCGGTCGAGAAGCGCGCGATCCGCACGTCCGTGCTGTCTGCCGGTGCCCGACGCGCCGGTCTGATCGCAGAGCCGATCGCGGCCGCCATCGGGGCCGGGATGCCGATCACCGACCCGACGGGCTCCATGGTCGTCGACATCGGCGGCGGCACGACCGAAGTCGCGGTGCTGTCACTCGGCGACATCGTCTACGCCCGCTCGGTGCGCGTCGGCGGCGATCGCATGGACGAGGCGATCGTCTCCTACCTGCGGCGCCAGCATAACCTGCTGATCGGCGAATCCACGGCGGAGCGGATCAAGACCTCCATCGGCACCGCGCGGATGCCCGACGACGGCCGTGGCCAGTCGATGCACATTCGTGGCCGCGACTTGCTGAACGGTGTCCCGAAGGAGACCGAGATCAGCCAGGCGCAGGTTGCCGAAGCGCTCGCGGAGCCGGTCCAGCAGATCTGCGAGGCGGTGATGACCGCGCTCGAAGCGACTCCGCCGGACCTCGCCGCCGACATCGTCGACCGTGGCGTGATGCTGACGGGTGGCGGGGCGCTGCTCGGCGAACTCGACCTCGCGCTTCGCGAACAGACGGGCCTCGCGATCAGCGTGGCAGACGAGTCACTGAATTGTGTCGCTTTGGGCACGGGCAAGGCGCTAGAATACGAGCGCCAGCTTCGGCACGTCATAGACTACGACAGCTGA
- a CDS encoding Na+/H+ antiporter NhaA yields the protein MYRVWNFLSAYSLLLIFGAIAALIWANVDADSYHHFVEFVIWDHAPIGHLHAAEEGHEAYRTLTLHYLVNDLLMALFFAMAAKEVWEAIILENGSLRGKKAATPLVATAGGMFGPIAVYLGLAAFLGSETYSAVANGWAIPTATDIAFSYLVGRLVFGAGHPAVRFLLLLAIADDAAGLIILAVFYPSGELAPEWLLLSVFAAAAVFLLANWLPRKLDRGNQDRPTSTWVRRTLSFWPYLLAACFSWYGFMMAGIHPALGLLPIVPTIPHADRAFGIFSEAEQYLTDLLNQIEHGLKYPVEVILFFFGLLNAGVEFGSIGNATWLVLAGLLIGKPFGILLFGWIAAKPLKLGLPQGMRIIDLFAIGCVAAIGFTVSLFIASVAFDPGPVQDAAKMGALFSFFAAALSFIVGRLIKVQKIEN from the coding sequence ATGTATCGCGTCTGGAACTTCCTGTCGGCCTATTCCCTTCTGCTGATCTTCGGCGCCATTGCCGCGCTGATCTGGGCCAATGTCGACGCCGACAGCTACCATCACTTCGTCGAATTCGTGATCTGGGACCACGCGCCGATCGGGCACCTGCACGCGGCGGAAGAGGGGCACGAGGCCTATCGGACGCTGACACTGCACTACCTCGTCAACGACCTGCTGATGGCGCTGTTCTTCGCGATGGCCGCCAAGGAGGTCTGGGAAGCGATCATCCTCGAGAACGGCTCGCTGCGCGGCAAGAAGGCCGCGACGCCGCTGGTCGCGACCGCGGGCGGCATGTTCGGCCCGATCGCCGTCTATCTCGGCCTTGCCGCGTTCCTCGGGTCGGAAACCTACAGCGCCGTGGCGAACGGCTGGGCGATCCCGACGGCGACCGACATCGCCTTCAGCTATCTTGTCGGGCGGCTTGTGTTCGGTGCAGGGCACCCGGCGGTGCGCTTCCTGCTGCTGCTTGCCATCGCCGACGATGCCGCGGGGCTGATCATCCTCGCGGTGTTCTACCCGAGCGGCGAACTCGCGCCGGAATGGCTGCTGCTGTCCGTCTTCGCGGCGGCCGCGGTGTTCTTGCTGGCGAACTGGCTGCCCCGCAAGCTCGACCGGGGCAATCAGGACCGGCCGACGTCGACCTGGGTCCGCCGCACGCTCAGCTTCTGGCCCTACCTCCTCGCCGCCTGCTTCAGCTGGTACGGCTTCATGATGGCGGGCATTCACCCGGCGCTCGGCCTGCTGCCGATCGTACCGACGATCCCGCACGCCGACCGCGCGTTCGGCATCTTCTCCGAGGCGGAGCAGTACCTCACCGACCTGCTCAACCAGATCGAGCACGGGCTGAAGTACCCGGTCGAAGTCATCCTGTTCTTCTTCGGCCTGCTCAACGCGGGGGTGGAATTCGGCTCCATCGGCAACGCCACTTGGCTGGTCCTCGCCGGCCTGCTGATCGGCAAGCCGTTCGGCATTCTCCTGTTCGGCTGGATCGCAGCGAAACCTCTGAAGCTCGGCCTGCCGCAGGGGATGCGGATCATCGACCTGTTCGCGATCGGCTGCGTCGCGGCGATCGGCTTTACCGTATCGCTGTTCATCGCGTCGGTGGCCTTCGATCCGGGCCCGGTACAGGACGCGGCGAAGATGGGTGCGCTGTTCAGCTTCTTCGCGGCTGCGCTGTCCTTCATCGTGGGCCGCCTGATCAAGGTGCAGAAGATCGAGAACTGA
- a CDS encoding rod shape-determining protein MreD — translation MAEANPVAQTWIGRGIYVAIVLFLIFVHLLPLDTMTRTWAPPDMMLAVTFAWAARRPDYVPALLIASAFVLTDILFHRPPGLWAGIVLIGSEVLRHRSPDLRAVAFPLEWLTVSLVVVGAVMANRLALALAMAPQAPLPLVMFQMVATVMVYPVVTLLSYYIAGVDRPAPGAVDSLGHRI, via the coding sequence ATGGCTGAAGCCAACCCTGTTGCCCAGACATGGATCGGCCGTGGCATCTACGTCGCGATCGTCTTGTTCCTGATCTTCGTCCACCTGCTGCCGCTCGACACGATGACCCGTACGTGGGCGCCGCCGGACATGATGCTGGCCGTCACCTTCGCGTGGGCCGCGCGACGGCCGGACTACGTTCCGGCACTGCTGATCGCGTCCGCTTTCGTCCTGACGGACATCCTGTTTCACCGCCCGCCGGGCCTCTGGGCCGGGATCGTGCTGATCGGGTCGGAAGTGCTGCGGCACCGCTCTCCCGACCTGCGCGCCGTCGCGTTCCCGCTGGAATGGCTGACCGTCTCGCTGGTCGTCGTCGGCGCGGTGATGGCGAACCGGCTGGCGCTCGCGCTCGCCATGGCGCCGCAGGCACCGCTGCCGCTGGTCATGTTTCAAATGGTTGCGACCGTGATGGTCTATCCTGTCGTGACCCTGCTCTCCTATTATATCGCTGGCGTCGACCGCCCCGCGCCGGGGGCCGTCGATTCTCTGGGGCACCGCATATGA
- a CDS encoding 2-hydroxyacid dehydrogenase, whose protein sequence is MGLKVLFSAPRSRWDEWRTPLTDAFSAEGLEVDLATDHPPEDVDYIVYAPNGFLSDFTPYQRCRAVFSLWAGVEAIVGNETLTMPLTRMVDPGLERGMVEYVAGHVLRHHLGIDRFLGTPQGEWEPVVPPLASDRKITVLGLGALGAACATTLAGLGFDVTGWARTQKDLPDVRCLGGAETLDQALTGAEGVVLLLPLTAETENLLDARRLALLADGAFVVNPGRGPLIDDDALLAALDSGVLSHATLDVFREEPLPKPHPFWTNPKVTVTPHIASETRPSSAAKVVAENLRRAEAGEPLLYLVDRTLGY, encoded by the coding sequence ATGGGTTTGAAGGTCCTCTTCTCCGCGCCGCGCAGCCGGTGGGACGAGTGGCGCACGCCGCTGACCGACGCCTTCTCGGCGGAAGGGCTGGAGGTCGATCTTGCCACCGACCACCCGCCTGAGGACGTCGACTATATCGTCTACGCGCCGAACGGCTTCCTATCGGACTTCACGCCATACCAGCGCTGCAGGGCCGTATTCAGCCTATGGGCCGGGGTCGAGGCAATCGTCGGCAATGAGACCCTGACGATGCCGCTGACCCGGATGGTCGATCCGGGACTCGAACGCGGCATGGTCGAGTACGTTGCGGGCCATGTCCTGCGCCACCACCTCGGGATCGACCGGTTTCTCGGCACGCCGCAGGGCGAGTGGGAGCCGGTCGTGCCGCCGCTCGCCTCGGATCGGAAGATCACCGTTCTTGGCCTCGGAGCGCTCGGCGCGGCCTGTGCCACGACGCTGGCCGGCCTCGGCTTTGACGTGACTGGCTGGGCCCGGACGCAGAAGGACCTGCCCGACGTGCGCTGTCTTGGCGGGGCGGAGACGCTGGATCAGGCACTCACTGGGGCGGAAGGCGTGGTGCTGCTGCTGCCACTGACCGCCGAGACGGAGAACCTGCTCGACGCGCGGCGGCTGGCGTTGCTGGCGGACGGGGCCTTCGTCGTGAACCCCGGACGGGGGCCGTTGATCGACGATGACGCGCTGCTGGCGGCACTCGACTCGGGTGTACTCTCGCATGCGACGCTCGACGTGTTCCGTGAAGAACCGCTGCCGAAACCGCACCCCTTCTGGACCAACCCGAAGGTCACCGTGACGCCGCACATCGCGTCGGAGACCCGGCCGTCATCAGCCGCGAAAGTCGTGGCGGAGAATTTGCGCCGCGCCGAGGCGGGGGAGCCGCTGCTCTACCTCGTCGACCGGACGCTCGGCTACTAG
- the mreC gene encoding rod shape-determining protein MreC, translating to MAKEKQTTDFVGPIRRLLIGVLVVVLFGLFLFWRIDSPRVERYRAMVIDRVVPSFDWALAPVTGVINLVHDFQSYQRLAQQNTELRRELQQMKAWREAALQLEQENAKLRDLNQVNLDPELTWITGVVLADSGSPFRQSVLLNVGSRDGILDGWPVMDGIGLVGRISGVGRDTSRVMLLTDTSSRIPITIQPSGQKAVLVGDNSMNPPIEFLENDEVVRPGDRVISSGDGGVFPADLLLGQVALGTDRRLRVRLAADYERLEFLRVMRSQPAERITESGALIAPVEVPDPDAIEEPDPLVVQDPEEELASSEGADG from the coding sequence TTGGCCAAGGAGAAACAGACCACCGACTTCGTGGGACCGATCCGGCGCTTGCTGATCGGTGTGCTCGTTGTTGTGCTCTTTGGCCTGTTTCTCTTCTGGCGCATCGACTCGCCGCGGGTGGAGCGCTACCGCGCTATGGTCATCGACCGCGTCGTGCCGTCCTTCGACTGGGCGCTGGCGCCTGTGACGGGTGTCATCAACCTCGTCCACGACTTCCAGTCCTACCAGCGGCTCGCCCAGCAGAACACGGAGCTGCGTCGCGAACTCCAGCAGATGAAGGCGTGGCGCGAGGCCGCGCTTCAGCTGGAACAGGAGAACGCGAAGCTGCGCGACCTCAACCAGGTGAACCTCGACCCCGAGCTCACCTGGATCACCGGTGTCGTGCTGGCCGACAGCGGCTCGCCCTTCCGGCAGTCGGTGCTGCTGAACGTCGGAAGCCGCGACGGCATACTCGACGGCTGGCCGGTCATGGACGGCATTGGCCTTGTCGGACGGATCAGCGGCGTCGGGCGCGACACGTCGCGCGTCATGCTGCTGACCGACACCTCGAGCCGCATCCCGATCACCATTCAGCCCTCCGGGCAGAAGGCGGTTCTGGTGGGCGACAACTCCATGAACCCGCCGATCGAGTTCCTCGAGAACGACGAGGTCGTCCGACCGGGCGACCGCGTGATCTCGTCCGGCGACGGCGGCGTGTTCCCGGCCGACCTGCTGCTCGGCCAAGTCGCGCTCGGCACCGACCGGCGCCTTCGGGTGCGGCTCGCTGCCGACTATGAGCGGCTCGAATTCCTGCGTGTCATGCGCTCCCAGCCGGCAGAGCGGATCACCGAATCCGGCGCGTTGATCGCGCCGGTCGAAGTACCGGATCCCGACGCGATCGAAGAACCGGACCCGCTGGTCGTGCAGGACCCGGAAGAGGAGCTCGCCAGTTCGGAGGGCGCCGATGGCTGA
- the rodA gene encoding rod shape-determining protein RodA — MSYLEYQVKYTPSGFRKLLYLNWPIIFLLTAVACAGFLMLYSVAGGNLSIWAEPQMKRFGVGLVLMIGAAMIPIWFWRNVAGVAYAGSLFLLILVEFFGTEGKGAVRWIDIGFMQLQPSELMKIALVMALAAYYDWLPMNRTSRPLWLIPPLILIFVPTYLVLRQPDLGTSILLVAGGGTMMFLAGVHWAYFATIIAGIGGAVFAVFESRGTPWQLLENYQYARIDTFLDPAADPLGAGYHITQAKIAFGSGGLTGKGFMQGTQSRLNFLPEKQTDFIFNTLAEEFGFMGAFTLLVLYGLIIFFCVASAIQNTNRFASLLTFGVAMTFFLFFAVNMSMVMGLAPVVGVPLPLVSYGGSAMLVLLLAFGLVQSAHVHRPR, encoded by the coding sequence ATGAGTTACCTAGAGTATCAGGTCAAATATACGCCCTCCGGCTTCCGGAAGCTGCTGTATCTCAACTGGCCGATCATCTTCCTTCTGACTGCCGTCGCCTGTGCCGGGTTCCTGATGCTCTACTCCGTGGCCGGCGGGAACCTGTCGATCTGGGCGGAGCCGCAGATGAAGCGCTTCGGCGTCGGGCTCGTGCTTATGATCGGCGCGGCCATGATCCCGATCTGGTTCTGGCGCAACGTCGCGGGGGTGGCCTATGCGGGCTCCCTGTTCCTGCTGATCCTCGTCGAGTTCTTCGGGACGGAAGGTAAAGGCGCGGTCCGCTGGATCGACATCGGCTTCATGCAGCTCCAGCCGTCCGAGCTGATGAAGATCGCGCTCGTGATGGCGCTCGCCGCCTATTACGACTGGCTGCCGATGAACCGCACCTCGCGGCCGCTCTGGCTGATCCCGCCGCTGATCCTGATCTTCGTGCCGACCTACCTCGTGCTGCGCCAGCCGGACCTCGGCACGTCGATCCTGCTGGTCGCGGGCGGTGGCACCATGATGTTCCTGGCGGGAGTCCACTGGGCCTATTTCGCGACGATCATCGCGGGCATCGGTGGCGCGGTCTTCGCCGTGTTCGAGAGCCGCGGCACACCGTGGCAGCTGCTCGAAAACTACCAGTACGCGCGGATCGACACATTCCTCGATCCGGCGGCGGACCCGCTCGGCGCAGGCTATCACATCACGCAGGCCAAGATCGCCTTCGGCTCCGGCGGGCTAACGGGCAAGGGGTTCATGCAGGGCACGCAGTCGCGCCTGAACTTCCTGCCAGAGAAGCAAACCGACTTCATCTTCAACACGCTGGCGGAGGAGTTCGGCTTCATGGGGGCGTTCACGCTTCTCGTGCTCTACGGGCTGATCATCTTCTTCTGTGTGGCCTCTGCGATCCAGAACACGAACCGCTTCGCATCGCTGCTCACCTTCGGTGTCGCGATGACGTTCTTCCTGTTCTTCGCGGTGAACATGTCGATGGTTATGGGCCTCGCCCCGGTTGTCGGTGTGCCGCTGCCGCTGGTCAGCTACGGCGGGTCGGCGATGCTCGTGTTGCTGCTGGCCTTCGGCCTTGTACAATCCGCCCACGTCCACCGTCCGCGCTAG